One part of the Pandoraea faecigallinarum genome encodes these proteins:
- a CDS encoding glutamate synthase subunit beta, translated as MGKVTGFLEFERQSESYEAPLARVKHYKEFVLALSDEQAKVQGARCMDCGIPFCNNGCPVNNIIPDFNDLVYRQDWKSAISVLHSTNNFPEFTGRICPAPCEAACTLNINSDAVGIKSIEHAIIDKAWSEGWVEPQPARHKTGKTVAVVGSGPAGMAVAQQLARAGHDVTVFEKNDRVGGLLRYGIPDFKLEKWLIDRRMRQMEAEGVTFRTGVYVGKDAPDAHINNFSKETISPEQLQAQFDAVVIAGGAEQPRDLPVPGRELEGIHFAMEFLPQQNKVNAGDKLADQLLATGKNVVVIGGGDTGSDCVGTSNRHGAKTVTQFELLPQPPEQENKPMVWPYWPTKLRTSSSHEEGCERDWSVATKRFEGKNGKVEKLIAVRLEWKDGKMQEVPGSEFEIKADLVLLAMGFVSPLQTVLDAFGVDKDARGNVRASTEGERAYTTNLPKVFAAGDVRRGQSLVVWAIREGRQCARAVDEFLMGHSELPR; from the coding sequence ATGGGCAAGGTCACAGGTTTTCTCGAATTCGAGCGCCAGAGCGAGTCATACGAAGCACCGCTGGCACGCGTGAAGCATTACAAGGAGTTCGTTCTCGCGCTCTCCGACGAACAGGCAAAAGTGCAGGGCGCACGCTGCATGGACTGTGGCATTCCGTTCTGCAACAACGGTTGCCCGGTCAACAACATCATTCCCGACTTCAACGATCTGGTGTATCGCCAGGACTGGAAGTCGGCCATCTCGGTGCTGCACTCGACCAACAACTTCCCGGAGTTCACGGGGCGTATCTGCCCGGCACCCTGTGAAGCGGCCTGTACGCTGAACATCAACAGCGACGCCGTGGGCATCAAGTCGATCGAGCACGCGATCATCGACAAGGCCTGGAGCGAAGGGTGGGTCGAGCCGCAACCGGCCCGGCACAAGACCGGCAAGACGGTGGCTGTGGTCGGTTCGGGTCCCGCTGGCATGGCGGTAGCGCAGCAGCTCGCGCGCGCCGGTCACGACGTCACCGTGTTCGAGAAGAACGATCGCGTGGGCGGCCTGCTGCGTTACGGCATTCCCGATTTCAAGCTGGAGAAGTGGCTGATCGACCGTCGCATGCGCCAGATGGAAGCCGAAGGCGTGACGTTCCGCACCGGTGTCTACGTGGGCAAGGACGCCCCCGATGCGCACATCAACAACTTCTCCAAAGAGACGATCTCGCCGGAGCAGTTGCAGGCCCAGTTCGACGCCGTGGTCATCGCTGGCGGTGCAGAGCAGCCTCGAGACCTGCCGGTGCCCGGCCGTGAACTCGAAGGCATCCATTTCGCGATGGAATTCCTGCCGCAGCAGAACAAGGTCAATGCGGGCGACAAGCTCGCGGACCAACTGCTGGCGACGGGCAAGAACGTGGTCGTGATCGGCGGCGGCGACACCGGCTCGGATTGCGTGGGTACGTCGAATCGTCATGGCGCGAAGACCGTGACGCAGTTCGAACTGCTGCCGCAGCCGCCGGAGCAGGAGAACAAGCCGATGGTGTGGCCGTACTGGCCGACCAAGTTACGTACGTCGTCGAGCCACGAAGAGGGCTGCGAGCGTGACTGGTCGGTGGCCACGAAACGCTTCGAAGGCAAGAACGGTAAGGTCGAAAAGCTGATTGCCGTGCGTCTCGAATGGAAGGACGGCAAGATGCAGGAAGTGCCGGGTTCCGAATTCGAGATCAAGGCCGACCTCGTGTTGCTGGCGATGGGCTTCGTCTCGCCGCTGCAAACGGTACTCGACGCGTTCGGTGTGGACAAGGACGCGCGCGGCAACGTGCGCGCCTCGACCGAAGGCGAGCGCGCCTACACGACGAACCTGCCGAAGGTGTTCGCCGCAGGCGACGTGCGCCGCGGCCAGTCGCTGGTCGTGTGGGCGATTCGCGAAGGCCGTCAGTGCGCACGTGCTGTCGACGAGTTCCTGATGGGGCACTCGGAACTGCCGCGCTAA